TGCCTCTTGGGCTAAGTTTTCTTGGCAGACAATGCTTTTATGTTCTCAAGAGGTCAGGCAATTAAGATTGCTCACATTTCTCTGTGGAGAATGTTCTTTGAAATGATTCTCCAGCTTTCTGTTTAAATATCACTAATTTTCTTTGTTCACCCACACTGTTTGACACATATTATCCTTATTTCAGACTCTCTGAAagtcttaatattttaaagtctgaACTTTGGATATCTATCAGAATCTCCAGGGTGTTTTTTTCAAAGCACCTATGTCTGAGTTCCACCTCAGACCAATTAAATCGGTTTCTTTGAGAGAGTGGACCCAGtcatttatgtttttagaaaGGATCTCTAGTGAGTCTAATGAGCAGAgaggattgagaaccactgctcctCATATCCTTGCTCTTGCCcacctctccagcctcacctACTACCACTTTTCTCTCCCTTGCCCACCATGCTCCAGCCGTCCGTTTTGTTCACTGAACGTATAAAGTTGTTctactcagggcctttgcattcaCTGTTCCCTTAACTTGGAATGCAGCAACTCAAATTTTCATATAACCAATTCTTGTTCATCAGGGATCAACTCACATGTCACATTTTCAGAGTGTCACAtgcctttattttccttcctggaaTTTGagcttttgctaattttttaaaaagattttatttattaattcatgaaagacacagagaaagaggcatagggagaagcagactccatgcttctccctatgcccgacgtgggacttgatcccaggtctccagggtcacaccctggaccaaaggcggctctaaactgctgagccacccaggctgcctgagctATTGCTAATTTATTTGCTTGTTCAATGCCTATTTCCTCACTATTATATGAGATCTACAAAGGTAGAGCCTTTATCTAATTTATTCACTATTATATACTCAGGGCTTAGAACAGTATTTGTTCTACGGTACTTACCTAaagatttgttgaataaattattattgtcTGCCATTCACTGACATCATTGTATGACATCATTTTAACAATCATTTCTTATGATATATTCACAAAAACAGTCATTTCCTTATAAGCAAGACTTGCAGCTTCTGTATGTCTCATGTCTCTTTACACAATTCATATTGTTTAACAATTTGTTatagggagaaaggagaagaaccaCTGGATAAATAACCATTGTTACTGTGATCATCATACACTATGGCCTTTGCCCTATCTAGTTTCCCTTTGCCTCTACTTCTTTTCTCTTATGGGTTACCATTATTCTGAAGGTTTCTTGGGCTGGAAAGCATTGAGGTTTCTTCTCCTTAAACTCCTCTCTCTGGTGataattaagaagaagaaaatgtatgGGATTTGAAGTCGGAGATTTGAGTTTGAATTCTGTCTCAGCAGCTCATCAGGGAAAACCACTTAACCTCCTTGAGCCTATTAATGAAGTCAGGACACTAATAgctcatatcttaaaaaaaaaaaaaaacaaaaccctgtaaaaataaattgagaggggtacctggttggctcagcgggttaagtgtctttttttggctcatgatctcagggttctgggattgagcccagtgttgggctccctgcttagcagggaatctgcttctcccttttcctctgcccctccccctgctcctgctctctctctctctcaaataaatagataagatctaggggcgcctgggtggttcagatggttaagcatctgcctttggctcaggtcatgatctccgagtcctgggatggagccccatgtcaggcttcctgctgagtgtggggagtctacttctccctctccctctgcttctcctccctgcttatgcgtgtgttctctttctctctcaaatgaataaataaaatcttaaaaaaatagataaaatctttttaaaaatgagaagctgTAGGTAAAATTACCTTGTATTTTGTGGCAATTgagcaaatacatttaaaaagtatttaccaCTCAAATGCCACTTAgatttgccattttctttctgttcttcttgCTATTGTATAAGAATGGGAGAAGGGACCTCCTTCTCAGTCTCCCTACgtccatccttccctcctctgggCCATAAACATACTCTAGCCAAGCCTCTTACTGGGGCAACCATGTTCATTGTATTTCTGCCCTTCTTGGGAAACTGGTAGCTCCTTTGCCTGCCATTACCAGACTCCTCTGTTTCTCAATTCCCTTAAAGTGTCATTCTTGCTTCCTCATGGTTCCCAGTATATGATCACTGCACTGACTTAGAAATGACTGAGGCTTTTTGAGACAAATcacctgaataaatgaatggttgGGATTctgatgaaataatgaaataatgtcaCTGCTTTTATACAGGTAGTTCTGTAAGAATCTCCCTCTTAGTCAAGCAAGTGCAGATACTCTTTGCCTTCTACTTCATCTCACTCAGGCTCAActttcttatctctaaaataaggCTAATCACAATGCACATAGGAGTTGTGCAGAGTGAGTAACAAAATATACCTGAAACCTTTGTGAAAACATCCTTATAGTTTCAGAGCCTGGTAGTcacctccttctttccctttgtaCCTGCCACATTACCTAGGTGGTTATAGATACCTGTTTACTAAAGAGAACATTCAGCTGTCTTAGATCTTGCCCTTTGCTTCTGAGGGTGGAAATTGTGTTTCGAGTGAGGAGTAAGTTTGTCCACTCTTAGCCTGGCCATTTAGAAGTTATCTAACCTTATATAGCCTTAGTTATAACTTATTATAACTTAGAAGTTAAGGTATAAGCTGTCCAAGGCCACACTACTAAATTAGTATCACACTGGTGAAGTCTTCAGTCTTCTGAAGCTAAATTCTGATCTCTTCTACTGAACCATCCTACTCTtctaaaatattgtataaaatgtatgcattttattttcatgttttaggaagctgttcatgctctctcattGCACAGTTTTCTCTTGGATTAGTTGGTGTTGAAGGAAGTAGAGGTAGAAGACACCATAGAGTTCCAGATCCTTTAGCttacagaagagaaggaaataataatctATTTACCTCGAGAGGTTgtgaaatcaaaggaaaaagtCACCTGCTCCCACATTTCAATTGCAGTTAAGAGTTACTGACTTTCCTGAGACAGACATTTCTAGGCAGATCAGACTTTCTCTGTATTGATATACAAGTTGAAGGAAGTCTTTATTGTAAGATTAAGCCCCAATTCCTTCCATTGTAGCAGCCTGGCCAAAGCGTTCAGTTGTTGGTGGGGTCAATCCCAAGGTTCCATCTGGCATCATAGTGGCAGGTCCTGGAGGAGCTGGGGTACCAGCTGGCACTGGAGCAGGGGGCATGGCACCTCTATTGTTTATGCCCATAGCACCTCCCATAGCCATCTGCCCCATCCGTATCTCCTGTTCTCTCGCATCAGGGAATGTTCCCTTGAATCATTCCTGCTGTCGCCGCATCATTTCTTCCTGTTGCCGCCGCATCTCTTCCTCTCGGCGCCTGCGCTCCTCCTCTTGCCTGAGCTCCAGTTGCTTTCGTTTTTGCACTTCTTGGTTATGCAGCTCTTCCATCTTCCTAAGTTCTTCTTGACTCCTCATCAAATCCTGTCTCATTAGCATGACCTGGTGCTCATGGCGAGCagcctccatctccatctccagctTCTCACGAGCTTCCTTGATGTTGCCGTCCACTtggtcctgctgctgcttctccatctcaATCAGTGCCTTCCAGCGCATGGCATACTCATACTCAAAGGAGCCAGGCTGTGCAAATCTGGGTGGCTGCTCTCGCTCCTTGTGAAATTGCTGATTCTTTATAACCAGTTTCTCTGGAAGTCCCTCTTCATCATCCAACTGGTCCATGGGCTCCACAGTCACAGGCTGAGGAAATGTGGTTAGCAGGAAAGAGCCTTCACTGCACCTGTCCAGAGCTTTCCGAGCAGCTGGCTTCCCTGAGAATTCAACAATGCCTTTTCCTGAGGGCCTTCCTCGATCATCCACGATGACTACAGCCCTCTCCACCTGGCCAAACACGGAAAAGCTTCCTCCAGCAGTTCATTGGAAACATACTGAGGAAGGTTTCGGACTTTAAGGGATGTACTATGGCAGGCAAAACGCACACGCAGCTGCTTTCCACGAAGTGGCATGTTGTCCAATTCTACTTTGGCAATCTCCGCTAAGGTTCGTGTTTCCAAGAGGATAAAGCCAAAGCCCTTATCCTTATGAATGAAGACTTCACCTGGTTTCCCGTATTTCTCAAATAGTTTCTTCATCTCCTCTTCAGTGATATCAGGAGGAAGATTGCCCACAAAGAGCCGGCTACATTGGGTGAAGGTCTTCTCTCCTGGTTTCCTAAAATTCTTCAGGTCAATAGTCAAGCCTTCATTTTGGCTGCTGGCTTGTTGCCCATTTGCAGGTATTGGTGGCGGTGGTGGCTGCTACTgttgctgctggtggtgctgctggtggtgatgCTGATGATGCTTCCTTGGAGTATGGTTTTGCTTCTCAAGTTAAAGGTTTAATTGCTCTGCATTTTTGCACCCTGCTACCTACTATTCTTTCCTCAGAGTAACGGCGACGCTACACGGCCTCTACCGTCCCCTAAATGCGCAAATCTTGATTGAATTTTGGATTTAGAAAAgctaacaaaaatttttaaaaatatttatttattcatgagacatacagagagagagaggcagagacacaggcagaggaaaaagcaggctcccatcagggagcctgatgcaggacttagtcccaggaccctgggatcacaacctgagccaaggcagacacttaactactgagccacccaggtgccccgataagCTAACACATTTtgagtagaaagagaaaaatacaaatatggactagatattagataatattaaagaattattattatttaaatattttatttatttatttgagagagagaataagagagaaagcccaagttggggggagggagaaagcagactctctgctgagcagagatcccCAGTGacgggcgtgatcccaggaccctgagataatgacctgagccaaagccagatgattaactgactgagccactcagttaccccctaaagaattatttttaattttatttgtaatgtaATGACACTGATGATTAAAGAGTCCTTATTCTTAGGGGTGATGTGCTGAAATATTTAAGGAGAAAGTGTCTCATCAGAAATGTACAAATCACAAA
This DNA window, taken from Canis lupus familiaris isolate Mischka breed German Shepherd chromosome 6, alternate assembly UU_Cfam_GSD_1.0, whole genome shotgun sequence, encodes the following:
- the LOC608914 gene encoding LOW QUALITY PROTEIN: non-POU domain-containing octamer-binding protein-like (The sequence of the model RefSeq protein was modified relative to this genomic sequence to represent the inferred CDS: inserted 1 base in 1 codon; substituted 1 base at 1 genomic stop codon), which codes for MYQNCIKKLESPKEPEQLRKLFIGGLSFETTDESLRSHFEQWGTLTDCVQPPPPPIPANGQQASSQNEGLTIDLKNFRKPGEKTFTQCSRLFVGNLPPDITEEEMKKLFEKYGKPGEVFIHKDKGFGFILLETRTLAEIAKVELDNMPLRGKQLRVRFACHSTSLKVRNLPQYVSNELLEEAFPXFGQVERAVVIVDDRGRPSGKGIVEFSGKPAARKALDRCSEGSFLLTTFPQPVTVEPMDQLDDEEGLPEKLVIKNQQFHKEREQPPRFAQPGSFEYEYAMRWKALIEMEKQQQDQVDGNIKEAREKLEMEMEAARHEHQVMLMRQDLMRSQEELRKMEELHNQEVQKRKQLELRQEEERRRREEEMRRQQEEMMRRQQEXFKGTFPDAREQEIRMGQMAMGGAMGINNRGAMPPAPVPAGTPAPPGPATMMPDGTLGLTPPTTERFGQAATMEGIGA